The Elusimicrobia bacterium HGW-Elusimicrobia-1 genome window below encodes:
- a CDS encoding glycosyl transferase family 2, whose product MISFIVPAHNEERLLPATLQAIGEAAKSVGEPYEVIVVDDASTDATSDVARKCGAKVVRIERRQIASARNAGARESSGERLFFVDADTLITSDVLGAAMRAMDSGAVGGGATARMDGRLPLYARAMLSASMPLFRMLRLAPGCFVFCTRRAFEASGGFDERYYAAEDIVVSNALKRQGRFVILREHVVTSGRKARANNLFDLSRLLVRLLRYGLKSRKALGFWYEKRTDDTELRG is encoded by the coding sequence ATGATATCATTCATCGTCCCCGCCCACAATGAAGAGCGATTGCTTCCCGCCACGCTTCAAGCGATTGGCGAAGCGGCCAAGTCCGTTGGCGAACCGTACGAAGTCATCGTAGTTGACGACGCTTCGACGGACGCCACGTCCGATGTCGCCCGCAAGTGCGGCGCGAAGGTCGTCCGCATAGAGCGACGTCAAATCGCCTCGGCCCGCAACGCGGGAGCGCGCGAATCATCGGGCGAACGGCTCTTTTTCGTCGACGCCGACACCCTCATAACCTCCGATGTCCTTGGCGCCGCCATGCGCGCGATGGATTCCGGCGCCGTCGGCGGCGGCGCGACGGCCCGAATGGACGGCCGCCTGCCTCTTTACGCCCGCGCGATGCTTTCCGCGAGCATGCCGCTTTTCAGGATGCTGCGACTTGCTCCGGGATGTTTCGTGTTTTGCACCCGCAGGGCCTTCGAGGCGTCCGGCGGCTTCGACGAGCGCTACTACGCCGCCGAAGACATCGTCGTCAGTAACGCCCTCAAGCGCCAAGGCCGTTTCGTGATTTTGCGCGAGCATGTCGTCACGTCCGGAAGAAAAGCCCGCGCCAACAACTTATTCGACCTGTCGCGCCTGCTCGTCCGTCTGCTTCGTTATGGTCTCAAGTCCCGCAAGGCGCTCGGCTTCTGGTACGAAAAAAGGACGGATGATACGGAATTGCGCGGGTGA
- a CDS encoding HNH endonuclease: protein MNYHLAPGYSVILMSTQTGAPYSDRVEGNGKTLIYEGHDIPKTKGVDDPKKYDQPMKNPSGSLTQNGMFFKAAGEYKKNAKSPELVKVYEKIRPGIWAYNGLFELQDAWMESDGRRDVFKFKLAITDESLSEKNAEQSDIDHTRIIPSEVKRIVWARDKGKCVECGAVDNLHFDHIIPYSKGGSSRDAENIQLLCARHNLAKRDRIG, encoded by the coding sequence ATGAATTATCACCTCGCACCTGGCTATAGTGTCATTTTGATGAGCACACAAACTGGTGCGCCATATTCAGATCGCGTCGAGGGTAATGGTAAAACGCTTATTTATGAGGGGCATGACATCCCTAAAACCAAAGGGGTCGATGATCCGAAAAAATATGATCAGCCTATGAAAAATCCAAGCGGGTCATTGACGCAAAATGGAATGTTTTTTAAGGCGGCTGGCGAGTATAAAAAGAACGCCAAAAGTCCAGAACTCGTTAAGGTTTATGAAAAAATCAGGCCTGGTATTTGGGCATACAATGGATTGTTTGAGCTTCAAGATGCTTGGATGGAAAGTGATGGCCGCCGTGACGTGTTTAAGTTTAAATTGGCAATCACGGACGAATCACTAAGTGAAAAGAATGCTGAGCAGTCAGATATTGATCATACTCGTATAATTCCGTCGGAAGTCAAGCGTATAGTTTGGGCACGTGATAAGGGTAAGTGTGTCGAGTGTGGTGCGGTCGATAATCTTCATTTTGACCATATTATTCCTTACAGTAAAGGTGGCTCTTCGCGCGACGCAGAAAATATCCAACTTCTTTGCGCGAGACATAATTTGGCAAAGAGGGATAGGATTGGATAA
- a CDS encoding exonuclease has protein sequence MSKKQIVKSSRPPVFAAIDFETADYWHDSACSVAVVRVEDNKIVERVHHYIRPPRQEFVFTHVHGITWEDVVDAPKFSQIWPDLHKVISGVEFLAAHNAPFDRAVLDKCCSKANFKLPDVPFQCTMRLAREIWGLRPTKLSDVCAHLDIPLQHHNAKSDAEACAKIVIAAMKAGASLS, from the coding sequence ATGTCAAAAAAGCAAATCGTAAAATCATCCCGCCCACCGGTTTTCGCCGCAATAGATTTTGAAACTGCCGACTATTGGCACGACAGCGCGTGCTCTGTGGCTGTAGTGCGGGTGGAAGACAATAAGATTGTCGAGCGCGTCCATCACTACATCCGCCCCCCGCGCCAGGAATTTGTTTTTACGCACGTGCACGGTATCACGTGGGAAGATGTGGTCGATGCTCCCAAATTCTCTCAGATATGGCCCGACTTGCACAAAGTAATTTCAGGCGTTGAGTTTCTTGCGGCGCACAACGCCCCTTTTGATCGTGCGGTGCTCGATAAATGTTGTAGTAAGGCGAATTTTAAACTGCCCGATGTTCCGTTTCAATGCACTATGCGTCTTGCCAGAGAGATTTGGGGGCTAAGGCCGACTAAATTATCCGATGTCTGCGCGCATTTAGACATACCGTTGCAACATCATAACGCTAAATCTGATGCCGAGGCGTGCGCAAAGATTGTGATCGCAGCCATGAAAGCAGGCGCGTCTTTGTCTTAG
- a CDS encoding DNA-binding protein, whose product MERKLLKVAEAAEYLGTTEGTLYVWVCRKRIPHIKMGRKLMFDVSDLEKWIASQKIPAES is encoded by the coding sequence ATGGAAAGAAAACTACTAAAAGTCGCCGAGGCCGCGGAATATCTTGGCACGACGGAAGGCACGCTTTACGTCTGGGTTTGCAGGAAACGCATCCCTCATATAAAAATGGGCCGCAAGTTGATGTTTGACGTCTCGGATTTGGAGAAATGGATAGCATCGCAGAAAATCCCCGCGGAATCGTGA
- a CDS encoding polysaccharide deacetylase has product MKIWPWAFAIVFVLTVAVVALRAYYSRRTFILCYHKIAPFRRGGLKSLFVRPRYFAAQMGYLKLRGYRTVSLPELAGIISSGQKLPPKIFAITFDDGYRDNYTSAYPTLKKNGFRATVFLMASAVGQNYAYPGEPAEEHLSPEEIRLMSDIIDFGAHTLSHPRLADVSDAQVAVEVSGSKKALKDKAGVDAVTFCYPFGSCDERSVALARSDYVAACTTRPGLVSAGADPHLLPRVEFKDLFTMSFRDFFRAFEFYLKIALGA; this is encoded by the coding sequence ATGAAAATATGGCCCTGGGCGTTTGCGATTGTATTTGTTTTGACCGTCGCGGTAGTCGCTCTGCGCGCGTATTATTCGCGCAGAACTTTTATACTCTGTTACCACAAAATCGCGCCGTTCCGTCGGGGAGGGCTCAAAAGCTTATTCGTGCGCCCGCGATATTTTGCCGCGCAGATGGGCTATTTGAAACTGAGAGGATATAGAACCGTGTCCCTGCCCGAACTCGCCGGCATAATATCTTCCGGTCAAAAATTGCCGCCAAAAATTTTCGCCATTACTTTCGACGACGGCTACCGCGATAACTACACTTCGGCCTATCCGACGCTTAAAAAAAACGGATTCAGGGCTACGGTTTTTCTTATGGCTTCGGCGGTGGGACAAAATTACGCCTACCCGGGGGAACCCGCCGAAGAACATCTGTCTCCGGAAGAAATCAGGTTAATGTCGGACATAATCGATTTCGGCGCGCATACTCTAAGCCATCCCCGCCTCGCCGACGTTTCCGACGCCCAAGTCGCCGTCGAAGTATCCGGATCGAAAAAGGCGCTCAAGGATAAAGCGGGCGTGGACGCCGTCACTTTCTGCTATCCCTTCGGTTCCTGCGACGAGCGTTCGGTCGCTCTGGCGCGCTCGGATTACGTCGCGGCCTGCACAACCCGTCCGGGGCTTGTGTCCGCCGGAGCCGACCCTCATCTTCTCCCCCGTGTCGAGTTCAAAGATTTGTTTACTATGAGTTTTCGTGATTTTTTCAGGGCATTTGAGTTTTATCTGAAAATAGCCCTCGGAGCGTGA